The Aeromicrobium sp. Leaf245 genome includes a region encoding these proteins:
- the pstS gene encoding phosphate ABC transporter substrate-binding protein PstS: MNRTTLRAAAPAALALTLALGLSACGASNEGDSGSGSGDSSLSGTLNGAGASSQEAAVGAWKAGFQSANSDVTVNYDPAGSGAGREQFIAGGVDFAGSDAYLEDDELTKAQERCGGPVVEVPTYVSPIAVIYNLEGVDELNLSPENIGAIFEGKITKWNDSAIAADNPDADLPDTTITPVHRSDDSGTTKNFTAYLEAASGGSWSGGEVETWPIKGGEAAQGTSGVVQAVTNGNGTIGYADESQAGDLGQAKVKVGDEFVEVSPEAAAKVLDTATEVEGRDATDIALDIERDTTEAGVYPIVLVSYMIGCESYDEAPKADLVKGWLEYVTSDEGQKTAAEQAGSAPLTADFASKVAEAVGAIKAAS; encoded by the coding sequence GTGAACCGCACCACGCTGCGTGCAGCCGCCCCCGCGGCACTCGCTCTCACCCTCGCTCTCGGACTCTCCGCCTGTGGCGCCTCCAACGAGGGCGACTCCGGCTCGGGCTCGGGCGACTCGTCGCTCTCCGGCACCCTCAACGGTGCCGGTGCCAGCTCGCAGGAGGCTGCCGTCGGCGCCTGGAAGGCCGGCTTCCAGTCCGCCAACAGCGACGTGACCGTGAACTACGACCCCGCCGGCTCCGGCGCCGGTCGCGAGCAGTTCATCGCCGGTGGCGTCGACTTCGCCGGCTCCGACGCCTACCTCGAGGACGACGAGCTCACCAAGGCCCAGGAGCGCTGCGGCGGTCCGGTCGTCGAGGTCCCCACCTACGTCAGCCCCATCGCGGTCATCTACAACCTCGAGGGCGTGGACGAGCTCAACCTCTCGCCCGAGAACATCGGTGCGATCTTCGAGGGCAAGATCACCAAGTGGAACGACTCGGCCATCGCGGCCGACAACCCCGACGCCGACCTCCCGGACACCACGATCACCCCCGTCCACCGCTCGGACGACTCGGGCACCACCAAGAACTTCACCGCCTACCTCGAGGCCGCCTCCGGTGGCTCGTGGAGCGGCGGCGAGGTCGAGACCTGGCCGATCAAGGGTGGCGAGGCCGCTCAGGGCACGTCGGGCGTCGTCCAGGCCGTCACCAACGGCAACGGCACGATCGGCTACGCCGACGAGTCGCAGGCCGGTGACCTCGGCCAGGCCAAGGTCAAGGTCGGCGACGAGTTCGTCGAGGTCAGCCCCGAGGCCGCGGCCAAGGTGCTCGACACCGCCACCGAGGTCGAGGGCCGCGACGCCACCGACATCGCCCTCGACATCGAGCGCGACACCACCGAGGCCGGCGTGTACCCGATCGTCCTCGTGTCGTACATGATCGGCTGCGAGTCCTACGACGAGGCGCCGAAGGCCGACCTCGTCAAGGGCTGGCTCGAGTACGTGACCAGCGACGAGGGCCAGAAGACGGCCGCCGAGCAGGCCGGCTCCGCGCCGCTCACGGCGGACTTCGCCAGCAAGGTCGCCGAGGCCGTCGGCGCCATCAAGGCCGCCAGCTGA